In a single window of the Nocardiopsis composta genome:
- a CDS encoding sulfite exporter TauE/SafE family protein, giving the protein MIAEVLGVDAGPGMVLLLVAVGFAAGLIDAVVGGGGLVQLPVLLSAMPGATAVPLGVNKSVSAVGNIASAAVYWRRNPGSRIDLRLLAWSGGAAVGCAMLGAWIATAISMEVFRPLVIAALLAVLVFTVRGWVKEARGAGAAEAPGGPATGAGAPGTRGKLAGSSAAIGVYDGLIGPATGSFLLLAFRRILGGRLVDALATAKIIQCLMNIGGAAVFAALTALPWPLIALLSAANLVGSAIGARLALSKGDRLVKTLMAAGVLATIAKLCWDHFS; this is encoded by the coding sequence GTGATCGCCGAGGTGCTCGGCGTGGACGCCGGGCCCGGAATGGTCCTGCTGCTGGTCGCGGTGGGGTTCGCCGCGGGGCTGATCGACGCGGTCGTCGGCGGCGGCGGGCTGGTCCAGCTGCCGGTGCTGCTCTCGGCGATGCCGGGTGCCACGGCGGTGCCGCTGGGCGTCAACAAGTCGGTCTCGGCGGTGGGGAACATCGCCTCGGCCGCGGTCTACTGGCGGCGCAACCCCGGCAGCCGGATCGACCTGCGGCTGCTCGCCTGGTCCGGGGGCGCCGCGGTGGGCTGCGCCATGCTGGGCGCCTGGATTGCCACCGCCATCTCGATGGAGGTGTTCCGGCCGCTGGTCATCGCGGCGCTGCTCGCGGTGCTCGTGTTCACCGTCCGCGGCTGGGTGAAGGAGGCCCGCGGAGCGGGGGCGGCGGAGGCCCCCGGCGGCCCGGCGACGGGCGCCGGCGCACCGGGCACCCGGGGAAAGCTGGCCGGTTCGTCGGCGGCGATCGGCGTCTACGACGGCCTCATCGGCCCGGCGACCGGCAGCTTCCTGCTGCTGGCCTTCCGCCGGATCCTCGGCGGCCGGCTGGTCGACGCGCTGGCCACCGCCAAGATCATCCAGTGCCTGATGAACATCGGCGGCGCCGCGGTGTTCGCCGCGCTCACCGCGCTGCCCTGGCCGCTGATCGCCCTGCTCAGCGCCGCCAACCTGGTCGGCTCCGCGATCGGCGCGCGGCTCGCGCTCAGCAAGGGCGACCGGCTGGTGAAGACCCTAATGGCGGCCGGCGTGCTGGCCACCATCGCCAAGCTCTGCTGGGACCACTTCTCCTGA
- a CDS encoding toll/interleukin-1 receptor domain-containing protein, whose translation MADTRGGVFFSYVRTEYRLAEPLIAALRAQGLRVFVDRHDVRDFSSISESLSGALAESTLLVALYSPAYLSRSSCNFELTAAFLAGQREGDPCRRIAVISPTSSFEHVHPMELRDRRSFSLADHLGREDELAAAIARRAGEVGGTIGPPPEGGGVRWFPAPPLGRPEFQPFRRRLWEAHSALRPGAASYHTGRWEGGSAWVSSLDAGTATAFCHAYAFQFGAAYPGGVYWLDLAGEAGDAAQGYARRVRELARAAGAGDGSAADPVELHLSRIAERMDRDGGRSLWVVDGLPGAAPEAHRPLRNPHPSGSTLLTGFGRGGDGLGEEVDITDTGEQAALELLTRDHGPIGRPGGEERAAEQVVRLLGGTPVALSAARRLLPSAPAEIRYQQLEQDLRDPGHDVLDYDPAYRGLADRLCADVAALPEEARALVVWACRRAPPAGARGRPGPGARGARRDRRRRRAAPGHPAAGGAGRPPLRAGRPRGPGGQRLPGAGSGAALPGSRAPGEVRQGVGGSGEPGTDD comes from the coding sequence GTGGCGGATACCCGCGGGGGCGTGTTCTTCAGCTACGTCCGCACGGAGTACCGGCTCGCCGAGCCGCTCATCGCCGCACTCCGGGCCCAGGGCCTGCGGGTTTTCGTCGACCGGCACGACGTCCGGGATTTCTCCAGCATCAGCGAGTCGCTCTCCGGGGCGCTGGCCGAATCGACCCTGCTGGTCGCGCTCTACTCCCCGGCGTACCTCTCCCGTTCCTCCTGCAATTTCGAATTGACCGCGGCCTTCCTCGCCGGGCAGCGCGAAGGGGACCCGTGCCGGCGGATCGCGGTGATCAGCCCGACCTCCTCATTCGAGCACGTGCACCCGATGGAATTGCGCGACCGGAGGTCCTTCTCGCTCGCCGACCACCTCGGCCGGGAGGACGAGCTGGCGGCCGCCATCGCGCGCCGGGCCGGCGAGGTGGGCGGGACGATCGGCCCGCCGCCGGAGGGCGGCGGCGTCCGCTGGTTCCCCGCGCCGCCGCTGGGCCGCCCCGAATTCCAGCCGTTCCGCCGCCGGCTGTGGGAGGCGCACAGCGCGCTGCGGCCGGGGGCGGCCAGCTACCACACCGGCCGCTGGGAGGGCGGCTCGGCGTGGGTGTCGTCGCTGGACGCCGGCACGGCGACCGCGTTCTGCCACGCCTACGCGTTCCAGTTCGGCGCCGCCTACCCGGGCGGGGTCTACTGGCTCGATCTGGCCGGCGAGGCGGGGGACGCGGCGCAGGGGTACGCCAGGCGGGTCCGCGAACTGGCCCGGGCCGCCGGGGCGGGCGACGGCTCCGCCGCCGACCCGGTCGAGCTGCACCTGAGCCGGATCGCCGAGCGGATGGACCGGGACGGCGGCAGGTCCCTGTGGGTGGTGGACGGCCTGCCGGGCGCGGCCCCGGAGGCGCACCGGCCGCTCCGCAACCCGCACCCCAGCGGGTCGACGCTGCTCACCGGGTTCGGCCGGGGCGGCGACGGGCTCGGCGAGGAGGTCGACATCACCGACACCGGTGAGCAGGCGGCCCTGGAGCTGCTGACCCGCGACCACGGCCCGATCGGCCGTCCCGGCGGCGAGGAGCGCGCCGCCGAGCAGGTGGTCCGGCTGCTCGGCGGCACCCCGGTGGCGCTGTCCGCGGCGCGCCGGCTGCTCCCGTCCGCCCCGGCCGAGATCCGCTACCAGCAGCTGGAGCAGGACCTGCGGGACCCCGGCCACGACGTGCTCGACTACGACCCCGCCTACCGCGGGCTGGCCGACCGGCTCTGCGCCGACGTCGCCGCACTGCCGGAGGAGGCGCGGGCGCTGGTGGTCTGGGCCTGCCGGCGCGCCCCCCCGGCCGGTGCGCGCGGCCGACCTGGCCCAGGGGCTCGCGGTGCTCGGCGGGACCGGCGGCGACGACGCGCGGCGCCGGGTCACCCGGCTGCTGGCGGTGCTGGCCGACCGCCCCTACGCGCGGGTCGGCCCCGAGGGCCTGGCGGTCAGCGCCTTCCTGGCGCGGGCTCTGGAGCGGCGCTACCCGGATCGCGCGCTCCGGGAGAAGTACGGCAGGGTGTGGGAGGAAGCGGCGAACCGGGGACGGATGACTAG
- a CDS encoding DUF2786 domain-containing protein produces the protein MGRGGKAKNGGKRRGTGAHPYRRARTKKERPAAPPERGPAGSGREAAESGAGGAERAAELVAAALCAAHAEDRDAFDGALAALADAERPEWAAAASRALVSCLTSRLARAWRLGWQPAEAVRQAARGLDGTAAEICADMVAAEHRARPAASLDPRWADQLAALGEGTWWRDDADYLSGITARHGLLRLEAAETALRLAALLESVPPLEPLLPRPGEPPAAPAPAESAAADPAKLARVRALLAKAESTEFPDEAEALSARAQELIARHSIDAALLAADPDGGAAPAAGGRRIPVDAPYEQHKASLLHVVAEANHCRAVWHDDLGLCTVVGHPDDVAGVELLFTSLLVQADTAMRVSGSARDRSGRAADRHYRASFLIAFTDRIADRLDRAAAEAEQAHTGRDLVPVFAARKEQVDAAVEAMFATLTTTRLRAPTDADGWNAGRTAADTAALHGREELG, from the coding sequence GTGGGGCGGGGCGGCAAGGCGAAGAACGGCGGGAAGCGGCGCGGCACCGGCGCGCACCCCTACCGGCGTGCCCGGACCAAGAAGGAGCGCCCCGCCGCGCCGCCGGAACGCGGGCCGGCCGGCTCCGGGCGGGAGGCGGCGGAGAGCGGAGCGGGCGGCGCCGAGCGCGCCGCGGAGCTCGTCGCGGCCGCCCTGTGCGCCGCGCACGCCGAAGACCGGGACGCCTTCGACGGGGCCCTCGCCGCGCTCGCCGACGCCGAGCGCCCGGAGTGGGCCGCGGCGGCGAGCCGCGCCCTGGTCTCCTGCCTCACCTCCCGGCTCGCCCGGGCCTGGCGGCTCGGCTGGCAGCCCGCGGAGGCGGTCCGCCAGGCCGCGCGCGGCCTCGACGGCACCGCCGCCGAGATCTGCGCGGACATGGTGGCCGCCGAGCACCGCGCCCGCCCCGCGGCCTCGCTCGACCCGCGCTGGGCCGACCAGCTCGCCGCGCTCGGCGAAGGGACGTGGTGGCGCGACGACGCCGACTACCTGTCCGGGATCACCGCGCGGCACGGCCTGCTCCGGCTGGAGGCGGCGGAGACCGCGCTCCGGCTGGCCGCGCTGCTGGAGTCGGTGCCGCCGCTGGAACCGCTGCTGCCCCGGCCGGGCGAGCCGCCCGCCGCACCGGCCCCGGCGGAATCGGCCGCCGCCGACCCGGCCAAGCTGGCCAGGGTCCGCGCGCTGCTGGCGAAGGCCGAGTCCACCGAGTTCCCGGACGAGGCGGAGGCGCTCTCCGCCCGCGCCCAGGAGCTCATCGCCCGGCACAGCATCGACGCGGCCCTGCTCGCCGCCGACCCGGACGGCGGGGCCGCCCCGGCGGCGGGCGGCCGCCGCATCCCGGTCGACGCCCCCTACGAGCAGCACAAGGCGTCCCTGCTGCACGTGGTCGCCGAGGCCAACCACTGCCGCGCCGTCTGGCACGACGACCTCGGCCTGTGCACGGTCGTCGGCCACCCGGACGACGTCGCCGGCGTCGAACTGCTCTTCACCTCGCTGCTGGTGCAGGCCGACACCGCGATGCGGGTCTCCGGATCGGCCCGCGACCGCTCCGGCCGCGCCGCCGACCGGCACTACCGGGCCTCGTTCCTCATCGCCTTCACCGACCGCATCGCCGACCGCCTCGACCGCGCCGCGGCCGAGGCCGAGCAGGCGCACACCGGCCGGGACCTGGTCCCCGTCTTCGCCGCCCGCAAGGAGCAGGTCGACGCCGCGGTCGAGGCCATGTTCGCCACCCTCACCACCACCCGGCTGCGCGCCCCCACCGACGCCGACGGCTGGAACGCCGGCCGCACCGCCGCAGACACGGCCGCCCTGCACGGCAGGGAAGAGCTGGGATAG
- a CDS encoding HAD family hydrolase — translation MAASATGIAAVLCDLDGVIRHWDRRVTEDMHRRHGLPAGTLEAAAFAPERLLPAVTGAVRDAEWRAAVREALVPVCGSEERARVLVEDWSRHPGRVDEESLALIAEVRARVPVVLVTNATDRLESDLSRLGIAGAFDAIANTSRLGFAKPDARVYAVAAAMAGAPAGRCLFVDDTPANVAAAEAAGMHAALARGAAGLRTALAPLLG, via the coding sequence ATGGCCGCCTCCGCTACCGGCATCGCCGCCGTGCTCTGCGATCTCGACGGGGTGATCCGGCACTGGGACCGCCGGGTCACCGAGGACATGCACCGCAGGCACGGTCTCCCGGCCGGGACCCTGGAGGCCGCCGCGTTCGCGCCGGAGCGGCTGCTGCCGGCCGTCACCGGGGCGGTGCGCGACGCGGAGTGGCGGGCCGCCGTCCGCGAGGCGCTGGTGCCGGTCTGCGGCTCCGAGGAGCGCGCCCGGGTACTGGTGGAGGACTGGTCGCGGCATCCGGGGCGGGTGGACGAGGAGTCGCTGGCGCTGATCGCCGAGGTGCGCGCCCGGGTTCCGGTGGTGCTGGTCACCAACGCCACCGACCGGCTGGAGTCCGACCTGTCCCGGCTCGGGATCGCCGGCGCGTTCGACGCGATCGCCAACACCTCCCGGCTGGGCTTCGCCAAACCCGACGCCCGGGTGTACGCGGTGGCGGCCGCCATGGCCGGGGCGCCCGCCGGGCGGTGCCTCTTCGTCGACGACACCCCGGCCAACGTCGCGGCCGCCGAGGCCGCGGGCATGCACGCCGCCCTCGCCCGGGGCGCCGCGGGGCTGCGCACGGCGCTCGCACCGCTGCTGGGCTGA
- a CDS encoding amidase family protein, producing MQAGRLLRAGCVPIGTTSVPGPGTEWKTWGATARGRTANPWRTGLSPGGSSAGSAAAVAAGMVPLATGSDGAGSTRIPAAWCGVAGYKPTTGLLPARDRSGLTMGGPIARTVGDLLLYREAVLGAAAPPAPPGPLRAVFSADLGFAETDPEVAAVAEAAARDLAEAGAVALEGPGVRLRDPEREWRARRSPTAAGVPPSDDVRSDRAENDRALSALFARADLLITPTTPNRPHGPDGPGPTMSTALTWLFNLTGHPAVSIPAGLCRDGSPVGLQLVADRHADALLLAAARLCERGRPWPVLAPAPVAGGGGPSPRGG from the coding sequence GTGCAGGCCGGACGGCTGCTGCGGGCGGGCTGCGTGCCGATCGGCACCACCTCGGTGCCGGGGCCGGGCACCGAGTGGAAGACCTGGGGCGCGACCGCGCGCGGCCGCACCGCCAACCCGTGGCGGACCGGACTGAGCCCGGGCGGGTCGTCGGCGGGTTCCGCGGCCGCCGTCGCCGCGGGCATGGTGCCGCTGGCCACCGGGAGCGACGGCGCCGGGTCAACCCGCATCCCGGCCGCCTGGTGCGGGGTCGCCGGGTACAAGCCGACGACCGGCCTGCTCCCCGCCCGCGACCGGTCCGGGCTCACCATGGGCGGGCCGATCGCCCGCACCGTCGGCGACCTGCTGCTCTACCGGGAGGCGGTGCTCGGCGCGGCCGCACCGCCGGCCCCGCCCGGCCCGCTCCGCGCGGTTTTCTCCGCAGACCTCGGCTTCGCCGAGACCGACCCGGAGGTCGCCGCGGTCGCCGAGGCCGCCGCCCGGGACCTCGCCGAGGCCGGCGCCGTCGCCCTGGAGGGGCCCGGCGTGCGCCTCCGCGACCCCGAGCGGGAGTGGCGGGCCCGTCGCTCCCCCACCGCCGCCGGTGTCCCTCCCTCGGATGATGTGCGCTCCGACCGGGCCGAGAACGACCGGGCCCTGTCGGCCCTGTTCGCCCGTGCGGACCTGCTGATCACCCCGACCACGCCCAACCGCCCGCACGGCCCCGACGGCCCGGGGCCGACCATGAGCACCGCGCTCACCTGGCTCTTCAACCTCACCGGGCACCCGGCGGTCAGCATCCCGGCAGGCCTCTGCCGCGACGGATCCCCGGTCGGCCTGCAGCTCGTCGCGGACCGGCACGCCGACGCGCTCCTCCTCGCCGCGGCCCGGCTCTGCGAACGGGGCCGGCCGTGGCCGGTGCTGGCGCCCGCACCCGTTGCCGGCGGGGGCGGCCCGTCCCCGCGGGGCGGCTGA
- a CDS encoding DoxX family protein has translation MGCVRAGDVAVLAVRVGVGATIFAHGAQKLFGWFGGGGLEGTAKGFEGMGYRPGESTALAAGLSEAAGGASLALGLATPAGAAAVAGAMGVAAEMHSGNGFFNTEGGLEYPALIGLTAASIAVSGPGRISLDELTCHVLDRPWMRAAALAAVVPAVGFVVARRRRALAEDAAAENA, from the coding sequence ATGGGGTGTGTTCGGGCCGGCGACGTCGCGGTGCTCGCGGTGCGGGTCGGGGTGGGGGCGACGATCTTCGCCCACGGTGCGCAGAAGCTGTTCGGCTGGTTCGGCGGCGGAGGGCTGGAGGGCACCGCGAAGGGCTTCGAAGGCATGGGCTACCGCCCCGGGGAGAGCACCGCGCTCGCCGCGGGCCTGAGCGAGGCCGCTGGCGGCGCCTCCCTCGCCCTGGGGCTGGCCACCCCGGCCGGCGCGGCCGCGGTCGCCGGCGCGATGGGCGTCGCCGCGGAGATGCACTCCGGCAACGGGTTCTTCAACACCGAGGGCGGCCTGGAGTACCCGGCGCTGATCGGGCTGACCGCGGCGTCCATCGCGGTCTCCGGCCCGGGCAGGATCTCCCTGGACGAACTGACCTGCCATGTCCTCGACCGGCCGTGGATGCGCGCGGCCGCGCTGGCGGCGGTGGTGCCCGCAGTCGGCTTCGTCGTCGCCCGCCGGCGCCGCGCCCTGGCCGAGGACGCGGCCGCCGAGAACGCCTAG
- a CDS encoding MFS transporter, with amino-acid sequence MNPTHPDRPDRSSPSTLSDGRKRAVLLTVLLSTLTFPLTITGASLALPDIQADLGAGLSAAQWAVNGYNACFAGFLAVAGSLADVLGRRRVFAGGVTLFFVAGALCGPVGDVLLLNLLRALAGAGAAAAVAGGTSILSETFTGAARARAFGLLGTVLGAGTAFGPTAAGVLVDLLGWRAVFAAPALVAGAVLALCPLLPRLPGAPGRRVDAAGAVSFSAALLLVITVFVEGPERGFGHPLTLGCAAGAVVLGCVFAVVERRTADPMLDLALLADRRFLAYAAAAGAIMAVLIPLLVYLPSYLISVVGLDAGQAGLWLLMLTVPTVLLPSAGARLARAVPPIALVAAAVLLCGAGALLLTGIGPGTGPLAVLPGLVLVGSGAGLTNGILDGLAVGSVPAERAGTAAGVFNTVRITSETVAIATVGALLAALTSGSLQGAAYTSALHTACLALAGFAVLSAAAAPALHGGARTPR; translated from the coding sequence GTGAACCCGACCCATCCCGATCGCCCTGATCGGTCCTCGCCCTCCACGCTGTCCGACGGCCGGAAGCGGGCGGTCCTGCTCACCGTCCTGCTGTCCACGCTGACCTTCCCGCTCACCATCACCGGGGCCTCGCTCGCCCTGCCGGACATCCAGGCCGACCTGGGCGCCGGCCTGTCCGCCGCCCAGTGGGCGGTCAACGGCTACAACGCCTGCTTCGCCGGCTTCCTGGCGGTGGCCGGGTCGCTGGCCGACGTCCTGGGGCGGCGCCGGGTCTTCGCCGGCGGAGTCACCCTGTTCTTCGTCGCCGGAGCGCTGTGCGGCCCGGTCGGCGACGTCCTGCTGCTGAACCTGCTGCGCGCCCTGGCCGGGGCGGGGGCCGCCGCGGCGGTGGCCGGCGGCACGTCGATCCTCTCCGAGACGTTCACCGGGGCCGCCCGGGCGCGGGCGTTCGGCCTGCTCGGCACGGTGCTCGGCGCCGGGACCGCGTTCGGGCCGACGGCGGCCGGCGTGCTGGTGGACCTGCTCGGCTGGCGTGCGGTGTTCGCCGCGCCGGCGCTGGTCGCCGGGGCGGTGCTGGCGCTCTGCCCGCTCCTTCCCCGCCTGCCGGGGGCGCCCGGCCGCAGGGTGGACGCCGCCGGCGCGGTGTCCTTCTCCGCCGCGCTGCTCCTGGTGATCACCGTGTTCGTGGAGGGACCGGAGCGGGGGTTCGGCCACCCGCTCACTCTCGGCTGCGCGGCCGGCGCGGTGGTGCTGGGCTGCGTCTTCGCCGTCGTGGAGCGGCGCACCGCCGACCCCATGCTGGACCTGGCGCTGCTGGCCGACCGGCGGTTCCTGGCCTACGCCGCCGCGGCGGGCGCGATCATGGCGGTGCTCATCCCGCTCCTGGTCTACCTGCCGTCCTACCTGATCAGCGTGGTCGGGCTGGACGCCGGGCAGGCCGGGCTGTGGCTGCTCATGCTCACCGTTCCCACCGTGCTGCTGCCCTCCGCGGGCGCCCGACTGGCCCGCGCCGTGCCGCCGATCGCCCTGGTCGCGGCGGCGGTGCTGCTGTGCGGGGCGGGGGCGCTGCTGCTCACCGGCATCGGCCCGGGCACCGGTCCGCTGGCGGTGCTGCCCGGGCTGGTGCTCGTCGGCTCCGGGGCCGGGCTGACCAACGGCATCCTGGACGGGCTCGCGGTGGGCAGCGTCCCGGCCGAGCGGGCCGGGACCGCGGCCGGGGTGTTCAACACCGTCCGGATCACCTCGGAGACCGTCGCGATCGCCACCGTCGGCGCCCTGCTGGCCGCGCTGACCTCGGGTTCGCTGCAGGGTGCGGCCTATACCTCGGCGCTGCACACCGCCTGCCTGGCGCTGGCCGGGTTCGCGGTGCTCTCCGCCGCGGCGGCGCCGGCGCTGCACGGTGGGGCCCGGACCCCGCGCTGA
- a CDS encoding DUF2293 domain-containing protein: MAGAGAETKLARRVREAAEEAVRRRGAVSALDVLTGLGWVTDKAVQDWRQGRVDALDRLIQAPPEKRAAALEALRGWAERGGLAAEPVDYAAATRDRRPLRFTAEGSAEAELAHRTHWVSPQATAAQRRREETRRAKAPDLVVTEAQAARECAECGQSSTGLHLEEGSAAYCLDCADLGHLVFLPAGDAALTRRAKKASRLSAVVRRWVASRRKYRRTGLLVEEGALEEAEARCLADEDARARRRERDAVRRAAQDVVFQGRFAEEIRSAFPGCPAERAERIAAHTALRGSGRVGRSAAGRDLDPGAVRRAVVASVRHEDTPYDDLLMSGVPRDEARARIAADIDRVLARWS, encoded by the coding sequence GTGGCAGGGGCCGGAGCGGAGACGAAGCTGGCGCGGCGGGTGCGGGAGGCCGCGGAGGAGGCGGTGCGGCGGCGCGGCGCGGTCAGCGCGCTGGACGTGCTGACCGGGCTGGGCTGGGTCACCGACAAGGCGGTGCAGGACTGGCGGCAGGGCCGGGTGGACGCGCTGGACCGGCTGATCCAGGCGCCGCCGGAGAAGCGCGCCGCGGCGCTGGAGGCGCTCCGCGGCTGGGCGGAGCGGGGCGGCCTGGCGGCCGAGCCGGTCGACTACGCCGCGGCGACCCGGGACCGCAGACCGCTGCGGTTCACCGCCGAGGGCTCCGCCGAGGCCGAGCTGGCGCACCGCACGCACTGGGTGTCGCCGCAGGCCACCGCGGCGCAGCGGCGGCGGGAGGAGACCCGCCGGGCCAAGGCGCCCGACCTGGTGGTCACCGAGGCGCAGGCCGCCCGGGAGTGCGCCGAGTGCGGGCAGAGCAGCACCGGCCTGCACCTGGAGGAGGGCTCCGCGGCCTACTGCCTGGACTGCGCGGACCTCGGCCACCTGGTGTTCCTCCCGGCGGGCGACGCCGCGCTGACCCGGCGGGCGAAGAAGGCGAGCCGGCTGTCGGCGGTGGTGCGGCGCTGGGTCGCCTCCCGCCGCAAGTACCGCAGGACCGGGCTGCTGGTGGAGGAGGGCGCCCTGGAGGAGGCCGAGGCCCGGTGCCTGGCCGACGAGGACGCCCGGGCCCGCCGCCGGGAGCGCGACGCGGTCCGCCGCGCCGCGCAGGACGTCGTCTTCCAGGGCAGGTTCGCCGAGGAGATCCGGTCGGCGTTCCCCGGCTGCCCGGCGGAGCGCGCCGAGCGCATCGCCGCGCACACCGCGCTGCGCGGCAGCGGCCGGGTGGGCCGCTCCGCCGCCGGCCGGGACCTCGACCCGGGGGCGGTCCGCCGCGCCGTCGTGGCGTCGGTCCGGCACGAGGACACCCCCTACGACGACCTGCTGATGTCCGGGGTGCCGCGGGACGAGGCGCGCGCCCGCATCGCCGCCGACATCGACCGGGTCCTCGCCCGCTGGTCCTGA